In Streptomyces sp. NBC_01551, one DNA window encodes the following:
- a CDS encoding S41 family peptidase — MPGLPAFCLRPRDLRRGAVLTLAFVAAVATAAGTGCWDRAGATDAGGLTSAPPGSSASPSPRAVGTADREAVARAAAEAVAEGKSGKKAAQEVVSRSGDRWGTVYDQGEYAAFAEDLDGRWTGVGLWVERGRAGRIEIERVQPGGPAARAGLRAGDRLLGVDGHSVTGLPVAEVVALLRGAAGTPAALCLSRDGADYSETVRREQLRAEPVTVRELPGGITVIKVASFTRGSGERVRAAVRAAPADARLMLDLRGNPGGLVTEAVTAASAFLDGGLVATYDVRGTERALYAARGGDTARPLVALVDGGTMSAAELVTGALQDRGRAVTVGTRTFGKGSVQMPTRLPDGSVAELTVGTYRTPAGRSLDGGGITPDLAADERAEERARTVLGGLGVGP, encoded by the coding sequence ATGCCGGGACTGCCCGCCTTCTGTCTCCGGCCCCGCGACCTGCGTCGCGGGGCCGTCTTGACGTTGGCCTTCGTCGCGGCCGTCGCCACCGCCGCGGGCACCGGCTGCTGGGACCGCGCCGGCGCCACGGACGCCGGGGGGTTAACCTCCGCGCCCCCGGGAAGTTCCGCCTCCCCGTCGCCCCGCGCGGTCGGCACCGCCGACCGGGAAGCCGTCGCCCGCGCCGCCGCCGAGGCCGTCGCCGAGGGCAAGTCGGGCAAGAAAGCGGCCCAGGAGGTGGTCAGCCGCAGCGGCGACCGCTGGGGCACCGTCTACGACCAGGGCGAGTACGCCGCCTTCGCCGAGGACCTCGACGGCCGCTGGACCGGCGTCGGGCTGTGGGTCGAGCGCGGCCGCGCCGGCCGCATCGAGATCGAACGCGTCCAGCCCGGCGGGCCCGCCGCCCGCGCCGGACTGCGCGCCGGGGACCGGCTGCTCGGCGTCGACGGCCACTCCGTCACCGGCCTGCCCGTCGCCGAGGTGGTGGCCCTGCTGCGGGGGGCGGCCGGCACCCCGGCCGCCTTGTGCCTCAGCCGGGACGGCGCCGACTACAGCGAGACCGTCCGGCGCGAACAGCTGCGCGCCGAGCCCGTGACCGTACGGGAGCTCCCCGGCGGGATCACCGTCATCAAGGTCGCCTCCTTCACCCGCGGCTCCGGCGAACGCGTCCGCGCGGCCGTCCGCGCGGCCCCGGCCGACGCCCGGCTGATGCTGGACCTGCGCGGCAACCCGGGCGGGCTGGTCACCGAGGCGGTGACGGCCGCCTCCGCCTTCCTCGACGGCGGGCTCGTGGCGACGTACGACGTACGGGGAACCGAGCGCGCCCTGTACGCGGCCCGCGGCGGGGACACCGCGCGGCCCTTGGTGGCGCTGGTCGACGGCGGCACGATGAGCGCGGCCGAACTGGTGACGGGCGCCCTCCAGGACCGCGGCCGGGCGGTGACCGTCGGGACCCGGACCTTCGGCAAGGGCTCGGTGCAGATGCCGACGCGGCTCCCGGACGGCTCGGTGGCGGAGCTGACGGTGGGCACGTACCGCACGCCGGCGGGCCGCAGCCTGGACGGCGGCGGCATCACCCCGGACCTGGCGGCCGACGAGCGGGCCGAGGAACGGGCCCGCACGGTATTGGGTGGCCTCGGGGTGGGTCCGTAG
- the ftsX gene encoding permease-like cell division protein FtsX has translation MRAQFVMSEIGVGLRRNLTMTFAVIISVALSLALFGGSLLMRDQVSAMKGYWYDKVNVSIYLCNEADAKDSADAKNGTDAAAAAASAVCSKGAVTAEQKKSIETDLKAMDLVATVHYESSDEAYKHYKERFGHTALASVITPDQMPDSFRVKLKQPEKYKVITSSFAGRDGVQSVEDQHNQLDDLFSMLGYLNWAALGIMLIMLVVALLLIVNTVRVSAFSRRRETGIMRLVGASSFYIQVPFIMEAAFAGLIGAVFACGMLGAGQYFVIDHGASLRSKMELINFIGWDSVLTKLPLVLVIGVLMPSLAAFVALRKYLKV, from the coding sequence ATGCGCGCCCAGTTCGTCATGTCGGAGATCGGCGTCGGTCTCCGTCGCAATCTCACGATGACCTTCGCGGTCATCATCTCCGTCGCCCTGTCGCTGGCCCTGTTCGGTGGCTCCCTGCTCATGCGCGACCAGGTGAGCGCGATGAAGGGGTACTGGTACGACAAGGTCAACGTCTCGATCTACCTCTGCAACGAGGCCGACGCGAAGGACAGCGCCGACGCCAAGAACGGGACGGACGCCGCCGCCGCGGCCGCGAGCGCGGTCTGTTCCAAGGGCGCGGTGACCGCCGAGCAGAAGAAGTCCATCGAGACCGACCTCAAGGCGATGGACCTCGTCGCGACGGTCCACTACGAATCCTCGGACGAGGCCTACAAGCACTACAAGGAGCGCTTCGGCCACACCGCCCTGGCCTCGGTGATCACCCCGGACCAGATGCCCGACTCCTTCCGGGTGAAGCTCAAGCAGCCGGAGAAGTACAAGGTCATCACCAGCTCGTTCGCGGGCCGCGACGGCGTCCAGTCCGTCGAGGACCAGCACAACCAGCTCGACGACCTCTTCTCGATGCTCGGCTACCTCAACTGGGCGGCCCTCGGCATCATGCTGATCATGCTGGTGGTGGCGCTGCTGCTGATCGTCAACACGGTCCGCGTCTCGGCGTTCAGCCGCCGCCGCGAGACCGGGATCATGCGGCTCGTCGGCGCCTCCAGCTTCTACATCCAGGTCCCGTTCATCATGGAGGCCGCGTTCGCCGGCCTCATCGGCGCCGTGTTCGCCTGCGGCATGCTCGGCGCCGGCCAGTACTTCGTGATCGACCACGGAGCCTCGCTGCGCTCGAAGATGGAGCTGATCAACTTCATCGGCTGGGACTCCGTCCTCACCAAGCTCCCGCTGGTGCTGGTCATCGGGGTGCTGATGCCCTCCCTGGCGGCGTTCGTCGCGTTGCGCAAGTACCTGAAGGTGTGA
- the ftsE gene encoding cell division ATP-binding protein FtsE produces the protein MIRFDSVSKSYPKQNRPALRDVSLDIAKGEFVFLVGSSGSGKSTFLRLVLREERASHGQVHVLGKDLAKLSNWKVPHMRRQLGTVFQDFRLLPNKTVAENVAFAQEVIGKPRGEIRKAVPQVLELVGLGGKEERMPGELSGGEQQRVAIARAFVNRPALLIADEPTGNLDPQTSVGIMKLLDRINRTGTTVIMATHDQQIVDQMRKRVIELEQGRLVRDQSRGVYGYQH, from the coding sequence GTGATCCGATTCGACAGCGTCTCCAAGTCCTACCCGAAGCAGAACCGTCCCGCACTCAGAGATGTCTCCCTGGACATCGCGAAGGGCGAGTTCGTCTTCCTGGTCGGCTCCTCCGGCTCCGGCAAGTCCACCTTCCTGCGGCTCGTGCTGCGCGAGGAACGGGCGAGCCACGGCCAGGTGCACGTGCTGGGCAAGGACCTCGCCAAGCTCTCCAACTGGAAGGTCCCGCACATGCGGCGCCAGCTGGGGACCGTGTTCCAGGATTTCCGCCTCCTCCCCAACAAGACCGTGGCCGAGAACGTCGCCTTCGCGCAGGAGGTCATCGGCAAGCCGAGAGGCGAGATCCGCAAGGCCGTCCCGCAGGTCCTGGAGCTGGTCGGCCTCGGCGGCAAGGAGGAGCGGATGCCCGGCGAGCTCTCCGGCGGTGAGCAGCAGCGCGTCGCCATCGCCCGCGCCTTCGTCAACCGCCCGGCCCTGCTGATCGCGGACGAGCCCACCGGAAACCTCGACCCGCAGACCTCCGTCGGGATCATGAAGCTGCTGGACCGGATCAACCGGACCGGCACCACCGTGATCATGGCGACGCACGACCAGCAGATCGTGGACCAGATGCGCAAGCGCGTCATCGAACTCGAACAGGGCCGTCTCGTCCGCGACCAGTCGCGCGGCGTCTACGGCTACCAGCACTGA